ACGGGGGTCTGCAAAAGCCGCAGCCTGCGCCATATGCCACACAGTCGCATACAACGGCTCACGCCCCACAATATTGCCAATACAACCGCGAAGCCTCTCACCCATATTCAGGGTTACAAAAGCCCCAAGCGTTCGCCACAGGGCACTTTCTGGTGCAAATTGTCCGGCAGAAGGTTGCGGAGCATCCGTCACGCTTTTTCCTGCCAATCCGGCTTCTATGGACATGCGGGCCTGATGCGACAAAAATTGCTTTTCAGTGTCAGACAGGGAAAATGCAATACTCATTCTGCCTCCCGCGTAACAAACAGGGCGTGAAAGCGAAACAGGGCAGACCCGGCATACAGGTTTACCCGTTCAGCACAGATTGCGGGGAATACCCGCGCAGAGCAAGCCTTTGTGATCAAGAGGGAGAGTGGCTGCTGCCACGTATGCCTTGTGACTTTCAGCTAAGCGTCTGTAGGCCAGCCTGCCGTTGCGTTTAAGCAGAGCCGAGGCCGGAGGAGCATAGGAGTCTCCCTCGGTAAGCAAGAAATGCCACAACTCACGTTGCGGCATAACTTGCTGAGGCTTACACGCAAAGGCTGACGCACCTTGCGAAGGCGCATGCTTCAAGGCATGTCCTTGCCGTTCGAGATAAGAATCCCGACAAATAAACCTGAGGCATTCTGGCGAAATCTGCCAGACGACATCGGCCAGCAGCAGAGGGCAGTCGGCAACAAAGACGCGCTTTTTATGCAGGGAGCGTACACGTGGTGCTCATCCGTAATAAAAAGCGCGTTTTGGCGCAGCCGAAAGCAAAGACACTGGGCCAATGCGGTCTGCTGCTAATCTTCGCCTTCAGCGGCAGACTGCTTGCCCGCGCCCTTCATGCCGTACATGGTGGTGGAACCGGAAGACCAGAATTCCAGCACTTCTTCGTTCACCAGCTTGGTGAGGATTTTCTTCACGTCGCGGGGTCC
This genomic window from Desulfovibrio sp. UIB00 contains:
- a CDS encoding dissimilatory sulfite reductase D family protein: MADDKDIVVEFLNSKSGSKSKFYFKDFLDLFPDKGPRDVKKILTKLVNEEVLEFWSSGSTTMYGMKGAGKQSAAEGED